One Sanguibacter keddieii DSM 10542 genomic window carries:
- the dnaJ gene encoding molecular chaperone DnaJ, with protein MSDYYEVLGVDRDASQDQIKKAYRKLARELHPDVAGPDAEDRFKDVGRAYEVLSNPEKRRSYDMGNDPSAPGGGMNGGGGFGFQDIFETFFGGGQQQRGPIPRSRRGQDALVRLDIDLSEAAFGARRDVQVDTAVICGTCSGSCCRPGTSPRTCDVCNGRGTVQRVARSFLGQVMTTAPCAACQGFGTTIPEPCAECSGEGRVRSRRTVAVEVPAGVETGNRIKLTSQGEVGPAGGPAGDLYLEIRERKHETFLRRGDDLHCTLEVPMTAAALGTVIELETLDGPESVDLRPGTQPDQVITLKNLGVGHLHGSGRGDINVHVEVQVPTSLSEEQAELLRQLSVLRGEERPEGRVAAAHPGVFSRLREKLSGR; from the coding sequence GTGAGCGACTACTACGAGGTGCTCGGTGTCGACCGCGACGCCAGCCAGGACCAGATCAAGAAGGCGTACCGCAAGCTGGCGCGCGAGCTGCACCCCGACGTCGCGGGCCCGGACGCCGAGGACAGGTTCAAGGACGTCGGTCGCGCCTACGAGGTGCTCTCGAACCCCGAGAAGCGCCGCTCGTACGACATGGGCAACGACCCGTCGGCGCCCGGCGGCGGCATGAACGGTGGCGGCGGCTTCGGCTTCCAGGACATCTTCGAGACGTTCTTCGGCGGCGGGCAGCAGCAGCGGGGCCCGATCCCGCGCTCGCGCCGCGGCCAGGACGCCCTGGTGCGCCTCGACATCGACCTCTCGGAGGCTGCCTTCGGTGCGCGCCGCGACGTCCAGGTCGACACCGCGGTCATCTGCGGCACCTGCTCCGGCTCGTGCTGCCGACCCGGCACCTCGCCGCGCACCTGCGACGTCTGCAACGGCCGTGGGACCGTCCAGCGGGTCGCCCGCTCGTTCCTCGGGCAGGTCATGACGACGGCGCCGTGCGCCGCCTGCCAGGGCTTCGGCACCACGATCCCCGAGCCCTGCGCCGAGTGCTCCGGCGAGGGCCGCGTCCGCAGCCGCCGCACCGTGGCCGTCGAGGTCCCGGCCGGCGTCGAGACCGGCAACCGCATCAAGCTCACCTCGCAGGGCGAGGTCGGCCCGGCCGGCGGCCCCGCCGGCGACCTGTACCTCGAGATCCGCGAGCGCAAGCACGAGACCTTCCTGCGTCGCGGCGACGACCTGCACTGCACCCTCGAGGTCCCCATGACGGCGGCGGCCCTCGGCACGGTCATCGAGCTCGAGACGCTCGACGGCCCCGAGTCGGTCGACCTGCGCCCGGGCACGCAGCCGGACCAGGTCATCACGCTGAAGAACCTCGGTGTGGGCCACCTCCACGGCAGCGGGCGCGGCGACATCAACGTGCACGTCGAGGTCCAGGTGCCCACCTCGCTGTCCGAGGAGCAGGCGGAGCTCCTCCGCCAGCTCTCGGTGCTGCGCGGCGAGGAGCGTCCCGAGGGGCGCGTCGCCGCAGCCCACCCGGGTGTCTTCAGCCGGCTGCGTGAGAAGCTCTCAGGACGCTGA
- the hrcA gene encoding heat-inducible transcriptional repressor HrcA, with protein MAASDERRLDVLRAIVEDYVHTREPVGSKVLAERHSLGVSPATIRNDMAVLEEGGFIAQPHTSAGRVPTDKGYRMFVDRLAGVKALSAAEKNAIETFLNGAVDLDDVVTRAGRLLAQLTGQVAVVQYPSLRRSGLRHLELVVLGERRLLVVIITDTGRVEQRTLELDATPDELVLVALRARLNAAAAGRRLPELRTALDALADTFAPEDQPLVARVAEVVTDTLSQEGEERIVLAGTANLAHASMRFEHALRPVLEALEEQVVLLNLLTEMGDHSSGVNVRIGHETQLSGLFETSVVTTGYGSDGDAVATIGSIGPTRMDYPATIASVRAVARYLSRILGA; from the coding sequence GTGGCGGCGAGCGACGAGCGACGGCTGGACGTCCTGCGCGCCATCGTCGAGGACTACGTCCACACCCGCGAGCCCGTCGGGTCCAAGGTCCTCGCCGAGCGGCACAGCCTCGGCGTCTCGCCCGCGACCATCCGCAACGACATGGCGGTCCTCGAGGAGGGCGGCTTCATCGCCCAGCCGCACACCTCGGCCGGACGCGTGCCCACCGACAAGGGCTACCGGATGTTCGTCGACCGCCTCGCCGGGGTCAAGGCCCTCAGCGCCGCCGAGAAGAACGCGATCGAGACCTTCCTCAACGGCGCGGTCGACCTCGACGACGTCGTCACCCGCGCCGGCCGGCTGCTCGCCCAGCTCACCGGGCAGGTCGCCGTCGTCCAGTACCCCTCGCTGCGCCGCTCCGGCCTGCGGCACCTCGAGCTCGTCGTCCTCGGCGAGCGACGCCTCCTCGTCGTCATCATCACCGACACCGGACGCGTCGAGCAGCGCACCCTCGAGCTCGACGCGACCCCCGACGAGCTCGTCCTCGTCGCGCTGCGCGCCCGGCTCAACGCCGCGGCCGCCGGCCGACGCCTGCCCGAGCTCCGGACAGCCCTCGACGCGCTCGCGGACACCTTCGCCCCGGAGGACCAGCCGCTCGTCGCGCGGGTCGCCGAGGTCGTCACCGACACGCTCTCCCAGGAGGGCGAGGAGCGCATCGTGCTCGCCGGGACCGCGAACCTCGCGCACGCGAGCATGCGCTTCGAGCACGCGCTGCGCCCGGTCCTCGAGGCGCTCGAGGAGCAGGTCGTGCTGCTCAACCTCCTCACGGAGATGGGCGACCACTCGTCGGGCGTCAACGTGCGGATCGGCCACGAGACGCAGCTCTCCGGCCTGTTCGAGACCTCGGTGGTCACCACGGGCTACGGCTCGGACGGCGACGCCGTGGCGACCATCGGCTCGATCGGCCCCACCCGCATGGACTACCCCGCGACCATCGCCTCGGTCCGCGCGGTGGCCCGCTACCTGTCACGGATCCTCGGTGCCTGA
- a CDS encoding 16S rRNA (uracil(1498)-N(3))-methyltransferase codes for MSAPVFLAESGNLGGLTQGDTYVLDGLEGRHAGVVQRRGVGERIDVVDGAGLRLTCRVTAVQAAEVTLEVVESVQESTDGVSVVLVQALAKGDRDELAIEAATEAGVDAVLPWQAERSVVVWRGDRAAKSRARWVATVRAATKQARRASLPGVGEVVDAKGLAARTAQVVASGGVVVVLHEEATLPIAQVPLPARTGDAVAEVLVVVGPEGGISDRECTLLTEAGATLARLGPHVLRTSTAGPIAVALLSERLGRWA; via the coding sequence ATGAGTGCGCCGGTCTTCCTGGCCGAGTCCGGGAACCTGGGTGGGCTGACCCAGGGTGACACCTACGTCCTCGACGGTCTCGAGGGACGCCACGCGGGCGTGGTCCAGCGGCGCGGCGTGGGCGAGCGCATCGACGTGGTCGACGGCGCGGGCCTGCGGCTGACCTGCCGGGTCACGGCCGTCCAGGCCGCCGAGGTGACCCTCGAGGTCGTCGAGTCGGTCCAGGAGAGCACCGACGGCGTGTCCGTGGTGCTCGTGCAGGCCCTCGCCAAGGGGGACCGGGACGAGCTCGCGATCGAGGCGGCCACCGAGGCCGGCGTCGACGCCGTGCTCCCGTGGCAGGCCGAGCGCTCGGTCGTGGTGTGGCGCGGCGACCGTGCCGCGAAGTCGCGGGCCCGCTGGGTCGCGACGGTGCGCGCGGCCACCAAGCAGGCCCGGCGGGCGAGCCTGCCCGGTGTCGGCGAGGTCGTCGACGCCAAGGGGCTCGCGGCACGGACCGCGCAGGTCGTCGCGTCGGGCGGCGTCGTGGTGGTCCTCCACGAGGAGGCGACCCTGCCCATCGCCCAGGTGCCCCTGCCGGCACGTACCGGTGACGCGGTCGCCGAGGTCCTCGTGGTCGTCGGCCCCGAGGGCGGCATCAGCGACCGGGAGTGCACGCTGCTCACCGAGGCCGGGGCGACGCTCGCCCGGCTCGGGCCGCACGTGCTGCGTACCTCGACCGCCGGTCCGATCGCCGTCGCGCTGCTGTCCGAGCGCCTGGGCCGGTGGGCGTGA
- the exaC gene encoding acetaldehyde dehydrogenase ExaC — MTVYAAPGTPEALVTFKSRYEHWIGGRWVAPVKGQYFEDISPVNGKPFAEVARGTAEDIEAALDAAHKAAPSWGKTTGTERADVLNKIADVIDANLELLAVAETWDNGKPVREPLNADLPLAADHFRYFASVIRAQEGEFTELDNDTVAYHYAEPLGVVGQIIPWNFPILMATWKLAPALAGGNTIVLKPAEQTPVSILVLIELIGDILPPGVLNVVNGFGLEAGKPLASSPRIRKIAFTGETTTGRLILQYASANLIPSTVELGGKSPNIFFEDVADKNDAYYDKAQEGFVLFAFNQGEVCTCPSRSLIQKPIYDSFLSDALDRTKKAVQGNPLDTDTQVGAQASNDQLEKILSYIDIGKQEGARLLLGGERVDLGGDLTDGYYVAPTIFEGQNSMRIFQEEIFGPVVAVTSFDDYADAIAQANDTLYGLGAGVWSRNGNLAYRAGRDIKAGRVWVNNYHAYPAGAAFGGYKSSGIGRENSKLALDHYQQTKNLLVSYSESALGFF; from the coding sequence ATGACCGTCTACGCAGCCCCCGGCACCCCCGAGGCCCTCGTCACCTTCAAGTCCCGCTACGAGCACTGGATCGGCGGCCGCTGGGTCGCCCCCGTCAAGGGCCAGTACTTCGAGGACATCTCCCCCGTCAACGGCAAGCCCTTCGCGGAGGTCGCGCGCGGCACCGCCGAGGACATCGAGGCCGCCCTCGACGCCGCCCACAAGGCCGCCCCGTCGTGGGGCAAGACCACCGGCACCGAGCGCGCCGACGTCCTCAACAAGATCGCCGACGTCATCGACGCGAACCTCGAGCTCCTCGCGGTCGCCGAGACCTGGGACAACGGCAAGCCCGTCCGTGAACCCCTCAACGCCGACCTACCCCTCGCCGCCGACCACTTCCGGTACTTCGCGTCGGTGATCCGCGCGCAGGAGGGCGAGTTCACCGAGCTCGACAACGACACCGTCGCCTACCACTACGCCGAGCCGCTCGGTGTGGTCGGGCAGATCATCCCCTGGAACTTCCCGATCCTCATGGCCACCTGGAAGCTCGCGCCCGCGCTGGCCGGCGGCAACACGATCGTGCTCAAGCCGGCCGAGCAGACACCGGTGTCGATCCTCGTGCTGATCGAGCTCATCGGCGACATCCTCCCGCCCGGGGTGCTCAACGTAGTCAACGGGTTCGGCCTCGAGGCCGGCAAGCCGCTCGCCTCGAGCCCGCGGATCCGCAAGATCGCCTTCACCGGCGAGACGACCACGGGCCGCCTCATCCTCCAGTACGCGAGCGCGAACCTCATCCCCTCGACCGTCGAGCTCGGCGGGAAGAGCCCGAACATCTTCTTCGAGGACGTGGCCGACAAGAACGACGCGTACTACGACAAGGCGCAGGAGGGCTTCGTGCTCTTCGCCTTCAACCAGGGCGAGGTCTGCACCTGCCCGTCGCGGTCGCTCATCCAGAAGCCCATCTACGACTCGTTCCTGTCCGACGCGCTCGACCGCACCAAGAAGGCCGTGCAGGGGAACCCGCTCGACACCGACACCCAGGTCGGGGCGCAGGCCTCGAACGACCAGCTCGAGAAGATCCTCAGCTACATCGACATCGGCAAGCAGGAGGGAGCCCGGCTGCTGCTCGGCGGCGAGCGCGTGGACCTCGGCGGTGACCTCACCGACGGGTACTACGTGGCACCGACGATCTTCGAGGGGCAGAACTCGATGCGGATCTTCCAGGAGGAGATCTTCGGTCCGGTCGTCGCGGTGACGAGCTTCGACGACTACGCCGACGCGATCGCGCAGGCCAACGACACGCTGTACGGCCTCGGGGCAGGCGTGTGGTCGCGCAACGGGAACCTCGCCTACCGGGCCGGGCGCGACATCAAGGCGGGTCGCGTGTGGGTGAACAACTACCACGCGTACCCGGCCGGGGCGGCGTTCGGCGGGTACAAGAGCTCGGGGATCGGGCGGGAGAACAGCAAGCTCGCACTCGACCACTACCAGCAGACGAAGAACCTGCTGGTGAGCTACTCGGAGTCGGCCCTCGGGTTCTTCTAG
- a CDS encoding HIT domain-containing protein, which translates to MTTSAPEPDCLFCSIVEGKIPAEIVARSENVVAFADINPQAPVHVLVVPTEHHGEVAQLAAARPEVLAELVALAEQVAGEQADGQFRLVFNSGPQAGQSVFHVHGHVLGGTSLGGRFA; encoded by the coding sequence ATGACCACGAGCGCACCCGAGCCCGACTGCCTGTTCTGCTCGATCGTCGAGGGGAAGATCCCCGCGGAGATCGTGGCGCGCAGCGAGAACGTCGTGGCCTTCGCAGACATCAACCCGCAGGCACCCGTGCACGTGCTGGTCGTGCCGACCGAGCACCACGGGGAGGTCGCTCAGCTGGCTGCCGCCCGGCCCGAGGTGCTCGCCGAGCTCGTCGCGCTCGCCGAGCAGGTCGCGGGGGAGCAGGCCGACGGCCAGTTCCGCCTCGTCTTCAACTCCGGCCCACAGGCCGGGCAGTCCGTCTTCCACGTGCACGGTCACGTGCTCGGCGGCACCAGCCTCGGCGGCCGGTTCGCCTGA
- a CDS encoding GAF domain-containing protein, with product MHPPAAWPGGVRPLVQDSWLRSTASRLDPDAVPEPTLLDDGLRAVQDEHPLTRVLGTIETLLVRHTTDTGLMVAVGDQAGRLLWVDGDHDVRRRAESMGFVAGTDWSERAVGTNAPGTALVLDRAVQIRRAEHFSRIVHPWSCTAVPVHDRATGALLGVIDITGGDDAVAPTTLALVEATALAVEAELHLLTLEDRLARRPARRPSGFTVRRLSPRPLTGAVPQAAPAAAPPPGTGALLRVLGRTDALLETAGRTVALTGRHAEILTLLAWHPRGLGADELAVAVYGRDDAVVTLRAEMVRLRRALGESGPDVLSRPYRLGGHLDLDASQVLAFLDRGAHRVALAGYVGPVLPGSRAPGVDDVRTEVSRRLRESLLADAGVDTLLAYARTDEGAADVELWTTCLRLLPARSPRRAAVVAHLEDLEVALG from the coding sequence GTGCATCCCCCGGCAGCGTGGCCCGGCGGCGTGAGGCCGCTCGTGCAGGACTCCTGGCTGCGGTCGACGGCCTCTCGGCTGGACCCCGACGCGGTCCCCGAGCCGACGCTGCTCGACGACGGTCTGCGTGCCGTCCAGGACGAGCACCCCCTCACCCGTGTCCTCGGGACGATCGAGACCCTCCTCGTCCGGCACACCACGGACACCGGCCTCATGGTCGCCGTCGGCGACCAGGCGGGTCGGCTGCTCTGGGTCGACGGCGACCACGACGTGCGCCGCCGCGCGGAGAGCATGGGCTTCGTGGCCGGGACGGACTGGTCGGAGCGCGCCGTCGGCACCAACGCCCCGGGGACGGCGCTCGTCCTGGACCGCGCGGTGCAGATCCGCCGGGCGGAGCACTTCAGCAGGATCGTGCACCCGTGGAGCTGCACGGCCGTGCCGGTCCACGACCGCGCGACGGGCGCGCTGCTCGGCGTCATCGACATCACGGGCGGGGACGACGCCGTCGCCCCGACCACCCTCGCGCTCGTCGAGGCGACGGCCCTGGCGGTCGAGGCCGAGCTGCACCTGCTGACCCTCGAGGACCGGCTGGCGCGGCGTCCTGCGCGCCGCCCGTCGGGGTTCACCGTGCGGCGGCTCTCCCCGCGCCCCCTGACGGGAGCCGTGCCGCAGGCTGCTCCGGCCGCAGCCCCGCCTCCGGGGACAGGCGCCCTGCTGCGCGTCCTGGGCAGGACCGACGCGCTCCTCGAGACCGCCGGGCGCACGGTGGCCCTGACCGGTCGGCACGCCGAGATCCTCACGCTCCTCGCCTGGCACCCGCGCGGTCTCGGGGCCGACGAGCTGGCCGTCGCGGTCTACGGTCGGGACGACGCCGTCGTGACGCTGCGCGCAGAGATGGTGCGGCTGCGCCGAGCGCTCGGCGAGTCCGGGCCGGACGTCCTCTCCCGCCCCTACCGTCTCGGCGGGCACCTCGACCTCGACGCCTCGCAGGTGCTCGCCTTCCTCGACCGCGGGGCGCACCGCGTCGCGCTCGCCGGCTACGTGGGCCCCGTCCTGCCCGGCTCGCGCGCCCCCGGCGTCGACGACGTCCGGACCGAGGTGAGCCGACGCCTGCGCGAGTCCCTGCTGGCCGACGCCGGGGTCGACACCCTCCTGGCCTACGCGCGCACCGACGAGGGGGCCGCCGACGTCGAGCTGTGGACCACCTGCCTGCGGCTGCTCCCGGCCCGCTCGCCGCGCCGGGCGGCGGTCGTGGCGCACCTCGAGGACCTCGAGGTGGCTCTCGGCTGA
- the ybeY gene encoding rRNA maturation RNase YbeY, whose protein sequence is MSIEVNNESGYEVDEAEFAALGRFVLDEMHVHSQTELSILFVGTEVMSELHVQWMDEPGPTDVLSFPMDELRPGREGEVTPAGLLGDVVVCPEVAAIQAQGAGHSTVEEMLLLTTHGILHLLGYDHAEPEEEKEMFGLQRRLLLTFLAGRPTG, encoded by the coding sequence GTGAGCATCGAAGTCAACAACGAGTCCGGCTACGAGGTCGACGAGGCCGAGTTCGCCGCCCTCGGACGGTTCGTCCTCGACGAGATGCACGTGCACTCGCAGACCGAGCTGTCGATCCTCTTCGTCGGCACCGAGGTCATGAGCGAGCTGCACGTCCAGTGGATGGACGAGCCCGGCCCCACCGACGTCCTCTCCTTCCCCATGGACGAGCTCCGCCCGGGGCGCGAGGGCGAGGTCACCCCCGCGGGGCTGCTCGGCGACGTCGTCGTCTGCCCCGAGGTCGCCGCGATCCAGGCCCAGGGGGCCGGTCACTCGACCGTCGAGGAGATGCTCCTGCTCACCACGCACGGCATCCTGCACCTGCTCGGCTACGACCACGCCGAGCCCGAGGAGGAGAAGGAGATGTTCGGCCTGCAGCGCCGCCTCCTGCTCACGTTCCTCGCGGGGCGTCCTACCGGATGA
- a CDS encoding PhoH family protein — MTAAESTGGTLPTDVEHRIVVPADVSIASLLGPVDSVLRALEAGFTTVDVRVREDEIVLRGPVGDVALAARLVDELVEVAQSGAPLSADVVTRSIAMLTASSITRPAEVFSLDILSSRGKSIRPKTAGQKHYVDAIDASTVTFGIGPAGTGKTYLAMAKAVQALQARQVHRIVLTRPAVEAGERLGFLPGSLSDKIDPYLRPLYDALHDMIDPQSIPKLIEAGTIEVAPLAYMRGRTLNDAFIILDEAQNTSVEQMKMFLTRLGFQSKMVITGDVTQVDLPGGTQSGLRVIEDVLTGVDDIEFCRLSSTDVVRHRLVGDIIEAYSRWDVSTARHTTRQDPRSSDRTTEKGHRR, encoded by the coding sequence ATGACAGCTGCAGAGAGCACTGGTGGCACCCTCCCCACCGACGTCGAGCACCGCATCGTCGTCCCGGCGGACGTGTCCATCGCCAGCCTGCTGGGCCCGGTCGACTCCGTGCTGCGCGCCCTCGAGGCGGGCTTCACCACGGTCGACGTCCGGGTCCGCGAGGACGAGATCGTGCTGCGCGGCCCGGTCGGGGACGTCGCGCTCGCTGCGCGGCTCGTCGACGAGCTCGTCGAGGTGGCCCAGTCGGGCGCGCCCCTGTCGGCTGACGTCGTCACCCGGTCCATCGCGATGCTCACCGCCTCGAGCATCACCCGACCGGCCGAGGTGTTCTCCCTCGACATCCTGTCGAGCCGGGGCAAGAGCATCCGCCCCAAGACGGCCGGCCAGAAGCACTACGTCGACGCGATCGACGCGAGCACCGTGACCTTCGGCATCGGACCGGCGGGCACCGGCAAGACGTACCTCGCGATGGCCAAGGCCGTCCAGGCGCTCCAGGCCCGGCAGGTGCACCGCATCGTGCTGACCCGCCCGGCGGTCGAGGCCGGCGAACGGCTCGGGTTCCTGCCCGGGTCGCTGTCGGACAAGATCGACCCGTACCTGCGCCCGCTGTACGACGCGCTGCACGACATGATCGACCCGCAGTCGATCCCCAAGCTCATCGAGGCGGGCACGATCGAGGTCGCCCCGCTGGCCTACATGCGCGGGCGCACGCTCAACGACGCGTTCATCATCCTCGACGAGGCCCAGAACACCTCGGTCGAGCAGATGAAGATGTTCCTCACACGTCTGGGCTTCCAGTCGAAGATGGTCATCACCGGCGACGTCACGCAGGTGGACCTGCCGGGCGGCACGCAGTCCGGGCTGCGCGTCATCGAGGACGTCCTCACGGGCGTCGACGACATCGAGTTCTGCCGCCTGTCCTCGACGGACGTGGTCCGGCACCGTCTCGTCGGTGACATCATCGAGGCCTACTCCCGGTGGGACGTGTCCACGGCCCGCCACACCACCCGTCAGGACCCCCGGTCGAGCGACCGGACCACCGAGAAAGGCCACCGCAGGTGA